AACGTCGCGATGGATTCCGGCGAGCGCGGGCCTCCGGGTTTGATCCACAAGTAGCTGTAATGATGAATACCAAGGATAGCTTTCACGGCCAACGAGTCCGATGTGCGGAAGGTCCCCTCGCTCACGCCGGCCTTGAGGATATGCGACCAGAGCTTTTCATACTGTCGGTGCAGATCGAGCAGCTCGGTCTGGCGCTCGCCAATGACGGAATACACTTCGCGGAAACACACCGTCATTTCGGCCAGGTGGGTGACAATCGTGCGCATCACGATGGCCGAGAATTGGCGAAATTTATCTTCTGCAGGCTGCTCGCTCTCGCACAGGGGCGTACCTTCTGCGATGAGCACCCGCAGATACCGGCTGGTGATTTCGAACAGCAGTTCTTCCTTGCTTCCGATGTGGTAATACAGCGCGCCGCGAGCCAGGCCAGTGGCTTTTTCCAACTCAGCCATGCCGGTCGCGTGAAACCCGCGCGTCGAAAACAACTGCGCGGCGATTTTCAGTATTCGCTCCTTGGTGCTTGTTTCAGCAGCGACGACGGCTTTCTTTTTTCCCATGGGTCGATTCCAACCGGTTGAGCTTCAATCATACCCATGCGTGCGCGCTGAAGGACACAGACGGGAGAAGCTCATCCCAAGGTCGCAGGAAGAAAGTTGTATTGACCGATCGGTACAGAGGCGTTTAACGTATTTTCAAGGGCGCGGTGGCGTCGAGCGTTCTGAGAGCCTGCCTGGGCATTGGGATCGACCATGACAATAAGCAACTCCGTAACGAAGGCGTCCAGCTCGTCAGCTTCGGCAAGATTGATCGCGATGATCTGTTTCGCCATGCTCGCCTTTGCCGCGAACTCGCTGCTGTGCCGCCTGGCGCTTAAGCACACCAACATCGATGCCGCGAGTTTCAGCGTGGTCCGGCTGGCCAGCGGGGCCTTGGTGTTATGGCTGATATGTGCCTTGAGACGGTCCTCCAGCACGATCAAAGGCAGTTGGAAGGGCGCCGCAGCCTTGTTCGTTTACGTCTTCGCTTTTTCCTTCGCGTACCGTCATTTGGAGACCGGGACGGGGGCGCTGCTGTTGTTTGGCGCGGTTCAACTGAGCATGGTTCTGTACGGCGTGTTCAAAGGCGAGCGGATGCACACGTTGGCAGTCGTTGGGTTTGTGCTGGCGATTGTTGGCTTGGTTAGCCTGCTGCTTCCAGGTGCCGCAGCACCTGACCCCGTTAGCGCACTCACGATGCTGTTATCGGGGGTGGCATGGGGGATCTACTCACTGCTTGGCAAAACTGTCGCCGATCCGCTGGCAACCACAACCGGCAACTTCTTGCGCTCGATTCCCCTGGTCTTGATGGCAAGCGTGCCGTTCCTCTCAGCGCTGCGTTGGGATCCGCAGGGGATACTTTATGCGGTGCTTTCCGGTGCGCTGGCGTCAGGGGTTGGCTACGCGGTCTGGTACGTCGCGGTGCGTTATCTTGCAGCGTTTCAAGCCGCGACGGTGCAGCTAAGCGTGCCCATCCTGGCTTCGCTGGCGGGCATCGTTTTTCTGGGGGAAAGCCTGAGCGTAAGGATGGTGTTGGCATCCATTGCTGTACTGGGCGGCGTTGCGTTGGTGCTGGGTGGCAAGCATTGCAGAGCCACAGGCAGCTAGAGGCTCCGCTCTCTCAATCATGTGCGCCTGGGCGTGCCTGAGTTTGTTCGCTCAACCACTCAAGGACTAGACTGGTGCCGCCCAGTCATAAGGCCCGTCAACCCATGCTCCTCGTCCCGTCAGATACCGCCGAACAGACAAAGCTCACCCTCGAGGTGGTGCTGCGCTATCACATGGCCTGGAAGCACCGCGACCTGGAGGCGATACTTGCGCTCTATCACCCGCAAGTGCAATACAACGATTTTTTCCAGAACCGCAGCATGGGGCTGACCGAGCTGCGCGCCTACATCACCGGCACGTTGCCGCGCCATCCCGATGAGTATCTTGAGCACAATGACCGCATCCGCGCTGACGGCTGCACGGCATTCATCCAGTACCAGACCGCTCTGAAGGGCAGTGGCGAGCGGGTGGTTTTTCGCACCAGCGAAGCGATCACCGTATGTGAGGGTCAGATCCTGCGTGTCAACGAATACGCGTCACTCGTGCGCGACGGCGAGCCGCACGCCGGGCGTCGCGCCCCCGCCATCAGTAAGCTAGGGCTCTCGGCGCGCCAGTTGAGTTTCATGGCGCGAGACTTGGCCGATTACTTCACCCGCCAACAGCCATTCCTGGACCCTGACCTGGATCTTGCTCGGATCGCCAGCGCCACCGGGTACAGCCGTAATCAGTTGTCTTACCTATTGAATCAAGTGCTCGGGCAAAGCTTCTATCGCTACGTGACTCAGGCTCGCTTGGCCTACCTCCTTGAACGCCTCGCCAGTTACGACGAAAACGCACCCATCGATGCCCTCGCAGTGGCTGCCGGATTCAATTCCACCTCTGCGTTCTACAAGGCTTTCCGCTGCCATACCGGCTGCACACCAAAAGCCTGGTTGAAGGCCAATTGCGCGCGTACCCGCAGATAACACAGGCCCCTTCGCTGCGCATTAAGCTCTGTCGGCAATCAAACGATGGAGCAGGTAATGGCTGGTTGGGGTGGTGTGAGTTTGTGGATGGAGCAAGTCGACGAGGCGCTGACGCCGCGTCCGGCGTTGCATCAGGATCTGCGAGCCGATGTGGTGATCATCGGTGCCGGCTACAGCGGCCTTTGGACGGCCTATTACCTCAAGCAGCAAGCACCGCACCTGGACATCGTCATAGTTGAAGCACAGATTGCCGGTTTCGGCGCCTCCGGCCGCAATGGCGGCTGGTTGATGGGGAATCTGCTCGGCGAAGACCGACTCCTGGGGCCCTTGCCCGCCGCCCAACGTCATGCAGGATATCAACTGCTGCACGGAATTCCCGATGAAGTGGCGCGGGTGTGCCATGTCGAAAGCATCGATTGCGAACTGCGTAAAGGTGGCGTGCTGTACTGCGCGGCGCGGTATCCCGAGCAAGAACGGCGCCTGCGCGAACAACTCGCTGCCGCCCGTGCGCAAGGCCTTGGTGAAGACGATTATCGCTGGCTGAGCCCTCAGGCTTTGCGCGAACAATTGAATGTGGCCCAGGCGTACGGCGCCCTGTATTCATCTCACTGCGCGACCCTTCAACCTGCCCGGTTGGTACGGGGGTTAGCCAAAGTCGTGGAACGCATGGGGGTGCGCATTTTCGAGCAAAGCGCTGTGCTCGACTGGACGGCAGGCCAAGTTCGAACCGAGCACGGTCGAGTGAGCGCCGATTGGGTGGTGCCGGCCGTCGAGGGGTATGCCAGTGCCTTGCCCCCGCTGAACAAATATCAACTGGCCGCGCAGAGCCTGATCGTTGCGACTGAGCCGCTCTCGGCCGACGTATGGGCCCAAATCGGACTCAATCGTGGCCAGGCTTTCAGCGAAAACAGCCGACAAGTCACCTACGGTCAGCGCAGCCGCGATGACCGCTTGGTATTTGGTGCCCGAGGTGGCTATCGCTTTGGAGGTCGCCTGCGCAGTGACTTCAACCTCAGTCAGGCCGAACGTGAGTTGCGCCAGTACCTGTTCAGCGAGCTATTTCCGATGTTGCGCGATGTTCGCCTGACTCATGCCTGGGGCGGCAACCTGGGTGTCGCCCGGCGCTTTCACCCGCACATGCTGGTTGACCGGCGCCAGAAGATCGCACTCGCCGGCGGCTATGGCGGCGAAGGCGTAGGCGCCAGCAACCTGGGTGGTCGCACCGTGGCCGCGCTGATTCTTGGTCAGGACAACGAACTGACACGCCAGCCTTGGGTGTGGGCCGACCGTCCGCTGGCCTCGTTGCCACGCTGGGAGCCAGAGCCTCTGCGCTGGCTGGGTTACAACGCCATTATCCAGAGCTTTGTTCACGAGGATCGGATATTGGCCAACCTCCATGTACCGCGCTGGCGTCGCCGGATGGCCGAGGGTCTGGCGGGTTGCATGGAACGATTGATGAAGTCCAAGGAGCCGTTCCCATGAAGATCGATCATTTTCGCGACACCCCGCACTTGTCTCTCGGGGAATCGGGCGCTGTCGGCGTACCGCTGGGTGAGCCGGTTTCGCAGGTTGCCACGACAAGCGTTGAACGCGATGACGGCGTCGAAGCCGGCGTGTGGGAATGCACCCCCGGCCGCTGGCGGCGCCAGATCGTGCAACAGGAGTTCTGCCATTTCATCCAGGGACGCTGCACCTTCACCCCGGATGGCGGTGAGGCTCTTTATATCCAGGCCGGCGACGCATTGATGTTGCCTGCGAACACCACGGGAGTCTGGGACATACAAGAAACCGTTCGCAAAAGCTATGTGCTGATTTTCTGAACTGCCTTCATCCATAACGCTTAGAACAAAGGTTGAGGTCTCGTATGTTGAAATCGATCGTTCCGCTACTGTTGATCGCGTCCACCGCTCAGGCGGCAGACACCGTCAGGATCTACAACTGGAGCAGTTACATTGCCCCAGATACCCTGCAAAACTTTACCAGCCATACCGGGCACCCGACTCAGTATGACGTGTACGACAGCAACGAGGTCCTCGACGCCAAACTAATGGCCGGCCGTTCCGGGTATGACGTGGTGTTTCCCTCCAACCACTTCATGGCCCGGCAGATCAAGGCCGGTGCGCTGAAACCGCTGGACCGTAGCAAACTGCCGAACTGGCAGAACCTCAACCCGACGCTGATGAAAGTTCTGGAGGCCAACGATCCGGGCAACCGATACGGTTTCCCGTACCTGTGGGGCAGCACCGGCATCGGCTACAACGTCGCCAAGGTCAAGGCAGTCCTGGGCGATGTACCGATAGACTCATGGGACATCATCTTCAAGCCGGAGAACATGAAAAAACTCGCCCGATGCGGCGTAGCCATGCTCGACAATGGCCCCGAGATCCTTCCCATCGCCTTGAACTACCTGGGGCTTGGGCATCACAGCAAGGACAAGGCCGACTACGAGAAGGCCCAGGCGCTGCTACTCAAAGTGCGGCCCTATGTGAATTACTTCCACAACTCCAAGTACACCAGCGATCTTGCAACGGGAGACGTGTGTCTGGTCGTCGGGTTCTCTGGCGACGTGATGCAGGCGGCCGCCAGAGCCAATGAGGCCGGCAATGGCCAACAGATTGCCTACGCCATCCCCAAGGAAGGCTCACCCATGTGGTTCGACATGGTCGCCATGCCTGCCGATGCTCCGAATGAAGCTGCCGGTTACGCGTTTCTGAATTACCTGCTGGACCCCAACGTCATGGCTGACATCAGCAACCACGTGCACTATGCCAACGGCAATGCTGCCGCTGAAGGCATGGTCGACAAGGCCATTCTCAACGACCCGATGGTGTACCCGCCTGAAAGCGTGATGAAGAAACTCTTTGTGCTGGAAGCGATGCCGCTGGAGACCGACCGGCTGCGCACGCGTGTTTGGAGTCGGGTTAAAAACGGACAATAAAGTCAATCGTCGATGATGCGGGCAGCCCGGATCATCGGCGGCAGGTCCGCGGTGCGAAAGCATGCCTCACACCGGCACCATGACCGCTTGATGTGCTCTAGAAACAAGTCCAGAATCAAGTCTTTTCCTGCTCCGGCTAGAAAAGAAACCCCTTAAATTTCAACGAGTCGGACACCAGATACGAGTCTCGTTTCCCGCTCCAAATTCGATCCTCAGTGCGTCGCTGGGATCACAAGAAAGAGGCCTAAGGGCCTCTTTTTTTGTGCCTGAAATTTGGTGTGTGCCCAACTTTGGTATTCGCTCTGTACCTGTAGGTGCTGGCGCGTCGAAGCGCCGAACCGCTGTGATCGGCTGCAAAGTGGCCGTGTCGGTCTCGAATGTGAGGTGCTTCATTCTCGCGAAGCGTCGCTCGCCGCAAGTGAGATAGGTATCCGTCTTCGGTGTCACTTGTTCAGCAGTTCCTTGAGCAACGGGCTGTGGGAATTGATTATTCTCTCTAGGTGAATGACTGCTCTCGACCCATAGCAGCCCTTCGCCGAGGTCGGCAATCGACCAGAAGCCGCCGTTCAGTGGTGTCTACGAAACTAGAGGCTATTCATCTTCCATTTATCGTCAAATCTTTTCAGCGCATACTCGCCGCTGAGCACCTAGCCCTAATGGGAACAGTGCCCTGTCGATGAAAAATCCGGATCTCAGATGGAAACCCAATGGACTATTCAAAAATCGTCGGAAAAGACCACGGGCAAAGATTGTCTTTCGAGGAGCTCGTCTGCCAACTTGCCAGGCGCGACCGCCCCGAGAGCGCCATAGAGTTCCGGCGGATCGAAGGCTCGGGAGGCGACGGAGGGATCGAGAGCTATTGGGTTCTTCAGGACGGTTCTGAGGTCGGTTATCAGGCCAAGTATTACCTTAGATCACGGGATGTCGATTGGAGCAAAATCGACGAGTCGGTAAAGCAGGCTTTGAAATCTCACCCTGAGCTGAAACAGTATGTGATTGCCATTCCCTGCGACCTTACTGATCGCAGCGGGGCGCAGGGCGCAGGGAAAAAAGGGTGGGAGCACTGGAATACGCACAAGCTTGCCTGGGAAGCGCTTTGTGCCCAAAGCAGTATCCCCACGGTTGAGTTCGTGGCCTGGACAGCGTCTGACCTGACCGACAAATTGTTACACCCTACAGCTGAGGGCCTACGAAAGTTCTGGTT
The sequence above is drawn from the Pseudomonas putida genome and encodes:
- a CDS encoding TetR/AcrR family transcriptional regulator, producing MGKKKAVVAAETSTKERILKIAAQLFSTRGFHATGMAELEKATGLARGALYYHIGSKEELLFEITSRYLRVLIAEGTPLCESEQPAEDKFRQFSAIVMRTIVTHLAEMTVCFREVYSVIGERQTELLDLHRQYEKLWSHILKAGVSEGTFRTSDSLAVKAILGIHHYSYLWIKPGGPRSPESIATFFCDTLLPGLKVEPPLA
- a CDS encoding DMT family transporter, which codes for MLAFAANSLLCRLALKHTNIDAASFSVVRLASGALVLWLICALRRSSSTIKGSWKGAAALFVYVFAFSFAYRHLETGTGALLLFGAVQLSMVLYGVFKGERMHTLAVVGFVLAIVGLVSLLLPGAAAPDPVSALTMLLSGVAWGIYSLLGKTVADPLATTTGNFLRSIPLVLMASVPFLSALRWDPQGILYAVLSGALASGVGYAVWYVAVRYLAAFQAATVQLSVPILASLAGIVFLGESLSVRMVLASIAVLGGVALVLGGKHCRATGS
- a CDS encoding helix-turn-helix domain-containing protein, translating into MLLVPSDTAEQTKLTLEVVLRYHMAWKHRDLEAILALYHPQVQYNDFFQNRSMGLTELRAYITGTLPRHPDEYLEHNDRIRADGCTAFIQYQTALKGSGERVVFRTSEAITVCEGQILRVNEYASLVRDGEPHAGRRAPAISKLGLSARQLSFMARDLADYFTRQQPFLDPDLDLARIASATGYSRNQLSYLLNQVLGQSFYRYVTQARLAYLLERLASYDENAPIDALAVAAGFNSTSAFYKAFRCHTGCTPKAWLKANCARTRR
- a CDS encoding NAD(P)/FAD-dependent oxidoreductase, whose product is MAGWGGVSLWMEQVDEALTPRPALHQDLRADVVIIGAGYSGLWTAYYLKQQAPHLDIVIVEAQIAGFGASGRNGGWLMGNLLGEDRLLGPLPAAQRHAGYQLLHGIPDEVARVCHVESIDCELRKGGVLYCAARYPEQERRLREQLAAARAQGLGEDDYRWLSPQALREQLNVAQAYGALYSSHCATLQPARLVRGLAKVVERMGVRIFEQSAVLDWTAGQVRTEHGRVSADWVVPAVEGYASALPPLNKYQLAAQSLIVATEPLSADVWAQIGLNRGQAFSENSRQVTYGQRSRDDRLVFGARGGYRFGGRLRSDFNLSQAERELRQYLFSELFPMLRDVRLTHAWGGNLGVARRFHPHMLVDRRQKIALAGGYGGEGVGASNLGGRTVAALILGQDNELTRQPWVWADRPLASLPRWEPEPLRWLGYNAIIQSFVHEDRILANLHVPRWRRRMAEGLAGCMERLMKSKEPFP
- a CDS encoding cupin domain-containing protein produces the protein MKIDHFRDTPHLSLGESGAVGVPLGEPVSQVATTSVERDDGVEAGVWECTPGRWRRQIVQQEFCHFIQGRCTFTPDGGEALYIQAGDALMLPANTTGVWDIQETVRKSYVLIF
- a CDS encoding polyamine ABC transporter substrate-binding protein, whose product is MLKSIVPLLLIASTAQAADTVRIYNWSSYIAPDTLQNFTSHTGHPTQYDVYDSNEVLDAKLMAGRSGYDVVFPSNHFMARQIKAGALKPLDRSKLPNWQNLNPTLMKVLEANDPGNRYGFPYLWGSTGIGYNVAKVKAVLGDVPIDSWDIIFKPENMKKLARCGVAMLDNGPEILPIALNYLGLGHHSKDKADYEKAQALLLKVRPYVNYFHNSKYTSDLATGDVCLVVGFSGDVMQAAARANEAGNGQQIAYAIPKEGSPMWFDMVAMPADAPNEAAGYAFLNYLLDPNVMADISNHVHYANGNAAAEGMVDKAILNDPMVYPPESVMKKLFVLEAMPLETDRLRTRVWSRVKNGQ